The following are from one region of the Sorghum bicolor cultivar BTx623 chromosome 2, Sorghum_bicolor_NCBIv3, whole genome shotgun sequence genome:
- the LOC8056315 gene encoding G-type lectin S-receptor-like serine/threonine-protein kinase At2g19130, whose product MAPAFFLLPLLLGQILLCAAVDSINSSTPLSGAQKIVSKGNKFTLGFYTPPQGTTTSSNPSNYYIAIWYSNIQLQTTVWMANPDVPVADPTTAALTIGSDGNLVLQSQNRLLWSTNVSISSNSTVAVLQDIGSLDLIDATNSSMVYWRSIDHPTNTWLPGGKLGLNKTTGVSQRLVPWSNTANPLPGPFSLELDPRGTTQYFIQWNDSITYWTSGPWNGNIFSLVPEMTSGYNYNFQFINNVTESYFIYSMKDNNIISRFIIDVDGQIKQLTWVPASQSWILFWSQPRTQCEVYALCGAYGSCNLNALPFCNCIRGFSQKVQSDWDLQDYSGGCQRRVPLQCQTNSSSAQAQPDKFYTMESVRLPDNAQTTVAASSQDCQVTCLNNCSCNAYTYNSSGCFVWHGDLINLQDQYSGNGGGTLFLRLAASELPDSKKSNTVTIGAVVGGVAAVLILLSIVSYFLFQKYRRERTLRISKTAGGTMIAFRYSDLQHVTNNFSERLGGGAFGSVFKGKLPDSAAIAVKRLDGVQQGEKQFRAEVSTIGTIQHVNLVRLLGFCSEGSRRLLVYEFMPKGSLDLQLFSGETTTLSWATRYQIALGTARGLNYLHEKCRDCIIHCDVKPENILLDESFVPKVADFGLAKLLGREFSRVLTTMRGTRGYLAPEWISGVAITAKADVFSYGMMLFELISGKRNAGHGEQHGSTFFPTLAASKLHEGDVRTLLDPKLNGDANVDELTRACKVACWCIQDDETARPTTGQIVQILEGFLDVNMPPVPRSLKVLGESPDVINFFSDISSSQTSQTQNSTTTSQTRSATSGSSHPQSP is encoded by the coding sequence ATGGCTCCTGCCTTCTTCCTTCTACCGCTCCTACTCGGCCAGATCCTTCTCTGTGCCGCCGTCGACAGCATCAACTCCTCCACACCCTTGTCCGGCGCGCAGAAGATTGTGTCTAAGGGCAACAAGTTCACCTTGGGCTTCTACACCCCACCCCAAggtaccaccacctcctccaatCCCAGCAACTACTACATCGCCATATGGTACAGCAACATACAACTGCAGACGACGGTGTGGATGGCCAACCCCGATGTGCCGGTGGCTGACCCAACCACTGCCGCCTTGACCATCGGCAGTGACGGCAATCTCGTCCTCCAATCCCAGAATCGCCTGCTGTGGTCGACGAACGTAAGTATTAGCTCCAATTCCACCGTCGCTGTTCTCCAGGACATCGGTAGCCTCGACCTCATAGATGCCACCAATTCATCCATGGTTTACTGGCGAAGCATAGATCATCCCACAAACACTTGGCTTCCTGGGGGCAAGCTTGGACTGAACAAGACCACTGGTGTGAGCCAGCGGCTTGTTCCATGGAGTAACACTGCCAACCCCTTACCTGGGCCGTTCTCACTGGAGTTGGATCCAAGAGGCACGACACAATACTTCATTCAGTGGAATGATTCCATAACATACTGGACCAGTGGTCCTTGGAATGGAAACATCTTTAGCCTTGTGCCAGAGATGACCTCTGGTTACAACTATAACTTCCAGTTCATCAATAATGTCACCGAGAGCTACTTCATCTACTCAATGAAGGACAACAACATCATCTCGAGGTTCATCATCGATGTGGATGGGCAGATCAAGCAGCTGACATGGGTGCCTGCCTCCCAGTCATGGATCTTGTTCTGGTCCCAGCCAAGGACACAGTGTGAGGTGTACGCACTTTGCGGGGCCTATGGTAGCTGCAACCTCAATGCACTGCCATTCTGCAACTGCATCAGGGGGTTCAGCCAGAAGGTTCAGAGTGATTGGGACCTCCAGGATTACAGTGGCGGGTGCCAAAGGAGAGTACCACTGCAGTGCCAGACCAATTCGAGCTCTGCACAGGCTCAGCCTGATAAGTTCTATACCATGGAAAGTGTGAGGCTACCTGATAATGCTCAGACTACTGTGGCGGCGAGCTCTCAAGACTGTCAAGTGACTTGTCTGAACAATTGCTCTTGTAATGCATATACTTATAACAGTAGTGGCTGCTTTGTTTGGCATGGGGATCTGATTAACCTTCAGGATCAATACAGCGGAAATGGAGGAGGCACACTCTTCCTCAGGCTTGCAGCTTCTGAACTGCCAGACTCCAAAAAGAGCAACACAGTGACCATTGGTGCAGTTGTTGGTGGAGTTGCTGCAGTTTTAATATTGCTTTCTATTGTGTCCTACTTCTTGTTTCAGAAATACCGCCGAGAAAGAACTCTCAGGATATCCAAGACTGCTGGGGGCACAATGATCGCCTTTAGGTATAGTGATCTGCAGCATGTCACTAACAACTTCTCGGAGAGGCTGGGTGGAGGTGCCTTTGGCTCAGTGTTCAAAGGGAAGCTCCCAGATTCAGCAGCCATTGCTGTGAAGAGGCTCGATGGAGTTCAGCAAGGGGAGAAGCAATTTCGTGCTGAGGTGAGCACCATTGGCACAATACAGCATGTTAATTTGGTCCGCCTCCTTGGATTTTGCTCAGAAGGATCACGGAGGCTGCTTGTGTATGAGTTCATGCCAAAGGGCTCCCTGGACCTGCAGCTATTCTCTGGTGAGACAACAACACTGAGCTGGGCTACCAGGTACCAAATAGCACTTGGAACAGCAAGGGGCTTAAATTACCTGCATGAAAAATGTAGGGATTGCATTATACACTGTGATGTCAAGCCAGAAAACATACTCTTGGATGAGTCCTTTGTGCCTAAAGTGGCTGATTTTGGTCTAGCGAAGCTCTTGGGCAGAGAGTTCAGCCGTGTATTGACAACAATGAGAGGAACAAGGGGCTACCTTGCACCTGAATGGATCAGTGGTGTGGCAATAACAGCAAAGGCAGATGTCTTTAGCTATGGCATGATGCTCTTCGAACTCATATCAGGCAAGAGAAATGCTGGTCACGGAGAACAGCATGGATCCACCTTTTTCCCAACCTTGGCTGCAAGCAAGCTTCATGAAGGAGATGTGCGGACCTTGTTGGACCCCAAGCTGAATGGAGATGCAAATGTTGATGAACTCACAAGAGCTTGTAAGGTTGCCTGTTGGTGCATCCAAGATGACGAAACTGCTAGACCTACGACTGGTCAGATTGTTCAAATCCTCGAGGGATTCCTTGACGTTAACATGCCTCCTGTTCCAAGGTCATTGAAAGTTCTTGGCGAAAGCCCTGATGTTATAAACTTCTTTTCAGATATATCTTCAAGTCAGACTTCCCAGACACAGAACAGCACGACAACTTCCCAGACGCGCAGTGCTACTTCAGGCAGTTCACACCCCCAAAGTCCATAA